Proteins co-encoded in one Leptospira yasudae genomic window:
- a CDS encoding class I SAM-dependent methyltransferase produces MIQQSSDSKLENPNKTLWEKGDFTEIAAFMRQSGEKLVESLAIQRPSRVLDLGCGDGTTAVPLARTGAHVLGIDIAENLVRAGNQRAAEAGLSLLTFQEGDACNLQGIADHSFDLTLSVFGAMFAPRPFDVASEMVRVTKPGGRIVMGNWIPNDSTSFVSQLLAISSSYLPLPPEGFVSPMTWGVEARVIEYFAKAGVPIERISMIKDTYNFQSPDKTPEDLVELLGRFYGPTMNAFEAAEKNERGKELRSRLIALANEQNQSKSNGVLIPATFLRVTVYL; encoded by the coding sequence ATGATACAACAATCTTCCGATTCTAAATTGGAAAATCCGAACAAAACATTATGGGAGAAGGGCGACTTCACGGAGATTGCCGCGTTCATGCGGCAATCGGGTGAGAAGCTCGTTGAATCACTTGCGATACAACGACCTTCACGCGTATTGGATCTTGGATGCGGAGATGGAACGACGGCGGTTCCTCTTGCAAGAACGGGCGCGCATGTTCTTGGAATCGATATAGCGGAGAATCTTGTTCGAGCGGGGAATCAAAGAGCCGCCGAGGCCGGACTTTCTCTGCTTACGTTTCAAGAAGGAGATGCCTGCAATCTGCAAGGGATCGCGGATCATTCGTTTGATCTTACTCTTTCCGTCTTCGGCGCTATGTTTGCTCCCAGACCCTTTGACGTCGCAAGCGAGATGGTTCGGGTTACCAAACCGGGAGGTCGTATCGTGATGGGGAATTGGATTCCGAACGATTCCACTTCCTTTGTTTCGCAACTGTTGGCGATCAGTTCATCTTATCTTCCGTTGCCGCCGGAAGGTTTTGTGAGCCCTATGACTTGGGGTGTCGAAGCTCGTGTTATAGAATACTTCGCAAAGGCCGGAGTTCCTATCGAAAGAATTTCTATGATCAAAGATACGTACAACTTTCAATCACCGGATAAAACTCCGGAAGATCTTGTCGAGTTGCTCGGTCGATTTTACGGACCTACGATGAATGCGTTTGAAGCCGCGGAAAAAAACGAAAGAGGGAAGGAGCTAAGAAGTCGACTGATCGCGCTCGCAAATGAGCAGAATCAAAGCAAATCGAACGGAGTTTTGATACCAGCCACGTTTTTGCGGGTAACGGTTTATCTTTGA
- a CDS encoding flagellar hook-basal body protein codes for MLRGMYTGANGMIIQQTRMDVISNNLANVDKTAFKRDTTVFKTFPELLLHRFDEDGVGKVPMGSFDTAPVVGKLGLGGEVNEVYTRFEQGAVKKTENPFDLMLQDRPGSEHPAFFSVMTNRGERLSRSGAFIMDTNGYLVTPQGFPLMGENGPIRVARGNFLIKENGEVWINGEIGNDPVNGTSIEKNRFETPVLLDKIKIRTVENPRHLDKEGDSFYADTPESGEPTPFDFKDEPSVLQGYLEASNVSVVTEMVEMIEVNRSYEANQKTVQTQDSLLGKLINEVLR; via the coding sequence ATGCTCAGAGGAATGTACACAGGCGCCAACGGGATGATTATCCAGCAAACGAGAATGGACGTGATTTCGAACAATCTCGCCAACGTCGATAAGACCGCCTTTAAAAGAGACACCACCGTTTTTAAGACATTCCCCGAACTGCTGCTTCATCGATTCGACGAAGACGGAGTCGGCAAGGTGCCTATGGGTTCCTTCGACACCGCTCCCGTAGTCGGCAAACTCGGATTAGGCGGAGAAGTGAACGAAGTCTATACTCGCTTCGAACAGGGAGCCGTTAAAAAAACGGAGAATCCTTTCGATCTTATGCTGCAAGACAGACCCGGCAGCGAACATCCGGCGTTCTTCAGCGTGATGACAAATCGAGGAGAGCGTCTTTCTCGAAGCGGAGCTTTCATCATGGACACGAACGGTTATCTCGTCACCCCGCAAGGCTTTCCTTTGATGGGAGAAAACGGTCCGATCCGGGTCGCACGCGGTAATTTTTTAATCAAGGAGAACGGCGAAGTGTGGATCAACGGCGAAATCGGAAACGATCCCGTGAACGGCACTTCCATTGAGAAGAACCGTTTTGAAACTCCCGTCCTTTTGGATAAGATCAAAATCCGCACCGTTGAAAATCCGCGCCACTTAGATAAAGAAGGCGATTCTTTTTATGCCGACACCCCCGAATCCGGCGAACCCACACCTTTCGATTTTAAAGACGAGCCTTCCGTTCTGCAAGGGTATCTCGAAGCGTCTAACGTGAGCGTCGTGACCGAAATGGTGGAAATGATCGAAGTCAACCGTTCTTACGAAGCGAATCAAAAGACGGTTCAGACGCAAGACAGCTTGCTCGGTAAACTCATCAATGAGGTTCTGAGATAA
- a CDS encoding DUF3147 family protein codes for MLYLIFKYAVTSGLVVLISEIAKRNDRIGGLIASLPIVTILTLLWLQLEKADPDKISNHAYYTFWFVIPTLPMFLVFPKLYSSYGFWPSLGISTALTVLLFFSFNLLLEKFGITLF; via the coding sequence ATGCTGTATCTTATATTCAAATACGCTGTAACATCCGGATTGGTAGTTTTGATTTCCGAGATTGCGAAAAGAAACGATCGAATTGGAGGATTGATTGCTTCCCTTCCTATCGTTACGATTTTAACTCTTCTTTGGTTACAATTGGAAAAAGCCGATCCGGACAAGATATCGAATCACGCCTATTATACGTTTTGGTTTGTAATCCCTACCCTGCCCATGTTTCTTGTTTTTCCAAAGCTGTATTCTTCTTATGGTTTCTGGCCCTCGCTCGGCATCAGCACCGCGTTGACAGTTCTACTTTTCTTCAGCTTTAACCTACTTCTGGAGAAATTCGGAATTACGTTATTCTAA
- a CDS encoding ankyrin repeat domain-containing protein, giving the protein MKSSVQNQSAESLGSHVSREALSEFSQAWLAYKNSMKAPDPCFDFARNGDVDGLARHLRFESQIDEADSKGYTLLMLAAYNGREEAVRFLISKGADVNSTDAAGNSILMGAAFKGHTEIVRLLLESGADKNYRNPKGQTALQFANLFGRTEVAELLSESSTNGRLVFFGTFLKAWILYLFQTIQGAKQ; this is encoded by the coding sequence ATGAAATCTTCAGTTCAGAACCAATCTGCAGAAAGCCTCGGAAGTCACGTTTCTCGGGAGGCTTTGTCCGAATTTTCCCAGGCTTGGCTCGCTTACAAGAACAGTATGAAGGCGCCCGATCCTTGTTTCGATTTCGCGAGGAATGGCGATGTGGACGGTTTAGCGCGTCACTTGCGTTTCGAATCGCAGATCGACGAAGCGGATTCCAAGGGTTACACCTTACTCATGTTAGCCGCTTACAATGGAAGGGAAGAAGCGGTCCGATTTTTGATTTCCAAAGGCGCGGATGTGAACTCAACGGACGCGGCCGGAAATTCGATCCTGATGGGGGCGGCCTTCAAGGGTCATACCGAAATCGTTCGGCTTCTTCTGGAATCGGGAGCGGATAAGAATTATCGAAATCCGAAAGGGCAAACCGCCTTGCAGTTTGCGAATCTGTTCGGCCGCACCGAAGTCGCGGAATTGTTAAGCGAATCCTCGACAAACGGTCGTTTGGTGTTCTTCGGAACCTTTCTCAAAGCCTGGATTTTATATCTTTTTCAAACCATACAAGGAGCAAAACAATGA
- a CDS encoding helix-turn-helix domain-containing protein: MKLDSKPLVRQERICIWGSRCLFAGYLPDLTLRRRAAATVCIGLDEEFKLSLNDSDWMSFRSVLIPPMVDHSIRFSGGFCVLLFMDLSSPNYEFLRASNREKENQGIFITLQEEDQLFDKINQILKTDSDESLVELLNQIPPLADEESRVIDERIQKIVDLITSMPQEDHSAKDLAEIAGMSVSNLEHQFKKEVGIPFHSFRTWFRLKLTVYSLLHGMSHTDAAHRAGFFDSAHFTRTFRSTFGLPPSEIFRSTRQLKSFIEVPASYAESW, from the coding sequence ATGAAACTGGATTCAAAACCGCTCGTACGTCAGGAAAGAATTTGCATTTGGGGAAGCCGTTGTCTGTTTGCGGGTTATCTACCGGATTTAACTCTGCGCCGCAGAGCCGCAGCGACTGTTTGTATCGGCTTAGATGAAGAATTTAAACTTTCTCTGAACGATTCGGATTGGATGAGTTTTCGTTCCGTTTTAATTCCGCCGATGGTGGATCATTCCATTCGATTTTCAGGCGGGTTTTGTGTTCTTCTTTTTATGGACTTAAGCAGTCCCAATTACGAATTCTTAAGAGCCTCCAACCGGGAAAAGGAAAATCAAGGAATCTTTATAACTCTGCAGGAAGAGGATCAACTCTTCGATAAGATCAATCAAATCTTGAAGACGGACTCGGATGAGTCGCTGGTGGAGCTGTTGAATCAAATTCCTCCTTTAGCCGATGAGGAATCGCGGGTTATCGATGAAAGAATTCAAAAGATCGTCGATTTAATCACTTCGATGCCGCAAGAGGACCATTCCGCAAAAGATTTGGCGGAAATCGCAGGAATGTCCGTTTCCAACTTGGAGCACCAATTTAAAAAGGAAGTCGGCATTCCGTTTCATTCGTTTCGCACTTGGTTCCGTCTTAAATTGACCGTCTATTCGTTGTTACACGGAATGAGCCATACGGACGCGGCGCACCGGGCAGGATTTTTCGATTCGGCTCATTTTACGCGAACCTTCCGCTCTACGTTCGGTCTGCCTCCCTCCGAAATTTTCAGAAGCACAAGGCAGTTGAAGTCGTTCATAGAAGTTCCGGCGAGTTACGCTGAATCTTGGTGA
- the perRA gene encoding peroxide-responsive transcriptional repressor PerRA, which translates to MKDSYERSKKILEDAGINVTVQRLQMANLLLSEPQHLTADQVFQLVNEHMPNASRATIFNNLKLFAEKGIVNLLELKSGITLYDSNVSNHHHAVDEETGEIFDIDLDSKLEEAVLAELKKDFETKTGTSLKDCNLLITLKGKKK; encoded by the coding sequence ATGAAGGATTCGTACGAAAGAAGCAAAAAGATTCTGGAAGACGCTGGAATCAATGTGACGGTTCAAAGGCTACAGATGGCAAATCTGCTTTTGTCCGAGCCGCAACATTTGACCGCGGATCAAGTGTTTCAATTGGTAAACGAACACATGCCGAACGCTTCCCGCGCTACTATATTCAATAATTTGAAACTGTTTGCGGAAAAGGGAATCGTGAATCTTCTCGAGTTGAAGTCGGGAATCACTTTATACGATTCGAACGTCAGCAATCATCATCATGCGGTCGACGAGGAAACGGGAGAAATCTTCGATATCGATCTGGATTCTAAACTGGAAGAAGCCGTTTTGGCGGAACTGAAAAAAGATTTCGAAACGAAAACGGGAACCTCTCTCAAAGACTGCAACCTGCTCATCACTCTCAAAGGTAAGAAGAAGTAA
- a CDS encoding adenylate/guanylate cyclase domain-containing protein, with translation MEDRIGNIVSIVYRGYMVSNVQTAEREKLHKNGLILFSMAFTVAGFLWSFLYFRLGFPQSALIPGWYAILSLLSLLFVFVTGKYVAFRFLQFLFILILPVLLQLSLGGFENSGGVIIWAILCPLGALSFAPIRQGLVWFGLFLIVLALTGLAEFYLRLPTPKVEPNLRILFFVINIVGAGTLTFFSLFYFISKNKQEHDRAENLLLNILPAPIADRLKRNPSTIADGYQSVSILFADIENFTVISQQVSPEVLVHFLNEVFSHFDTLAEKYRMEKIKTIGDAYMVVAGIPIWDEAHADAAMQMAIEMQKFTKTMRDPSSGKILRIRIGIHSGPVIAGVIGKKKFAYDLWGDAVNTASRLESHGIPGRIQISETTYALLSDKSNIELSRSVDVKGKGTMTTYLSYE, from the coding sequence TTGGAAGACCGTATCGGAAATATCGTTTCGATCGTCTATCGAGGGTATATGGTATCGAATGTACAAACTGCGGAACGCGAGAAACTTCACAAGAACGGATTGATTCTTTTTTCGATGGCCTTCACCGTTGCCGGCTTTCTGTGGAGCTTTCTCTATTTCCGGTTGGGTTTTCCTCAATCGGCTTTGATTCCGGGGTGGTATGCGATTCTGAGCTTACTCAGTTTACTCTTCGTATTCGTCACAGGTAAATACGTGGCGTTTCGATTTCTTCAGTTTCTATTTATATTAATTCTTCCCGTGCTGTTGCAGTTGAGTTTAGGCGGATTCGAAAATTCGGGAGGCGTAATCATCTGGGCGATTCTCTGTCCTCTCGGAGCGCTTTCCTTCGCTCCGATTCGACAAGGCCTCGTATGGTTCGGGTTGTTTCTGATCGTTTTGGCTTTAACCGGATTGGCGGAATTTTATCTGCGGTTGCCCACTCCGAAAGTGGAGCCGAACCTGAGAATTTTGTTCTTCGTAATCAACATCGTCGGGGCGGGCACATTGACGTTCTTCAGTTTGTTCTATTTCATTTCCAAAAATAAACAAGAACACGATCGTGCGGAAAATCTTTTGTTGAATATTCTTCCCGCTCCGATCGCGGATCGATTGAAACGAAATCCTTCCACGATCGCGGACGGTTATCAAAGCGTCTCGATCCTGTTTGCGGATATAGAAAATTTTACGGTGATCTCGCAACAAGTATCGCCGGAGGTATTGGTGCATTTTTTAAACGAAGTATTTTCTCACTTTGATACTCTCGCCGAGAAATACCGAATGGAGAAAATTAAAACGATCGGCGACGCGTATATGGTCGTTGCGGGAATTCCGATTTGGGACGAGGCTCACGCCGACGCGGCGATGCAGATGGCGATTGAGATGCAGAAGTTCACGAAGACGATGCGGGACCCTTCTTCCGGAAAAATTTTGCGGATTCGAATCGGGATTCATTCCGGACCCGTCATTGCCGGTGTGATCGGTAAAAAGAAATTCGCGTACGACCTTTGGGGAGACGCTGTGAATACTGCGAGTCGATTGGAATCGCACGGAATACCGGGGAGAATTCAAATTTCCGAAACGACATACGCATTATTGAGCGATAAATCCAACATAGAACTCAGCCGATCCGTGGATGTAAAAGGAAAAGGAACGATGACCACGTATCTCAGTTACGAATAA